In the genome of Hydractinia symbiolongicarpus strain clone_291-10 chromosome 5, HSymV2.1, whole genome shotgun sequence, one region contains:
- the LOC130645480 gene encoding 28S ribosomal protein S26, mitochondrial-like, producing MASPAKAHLYRHVKHRYFSLSACQWRRKPKPVRDMSKRNLQGEELKEHMRKREESMKKQEPYKLALADVINKFKIEIEENERRKHDIQGEMMRRELAEREQAAKNLTIIAKSNEELRRQRELQKLIDEDEAKRREEEILLQKQILKEEIKKRNTKLVLRIIEESKDFVTAENLEDKLTAALENEINFNYAITSEGKKIHSTKPPGNLDDWKGASPSAYIMGGIKPGSGQWNIIFQGRDGDKQSRKES from the exons ATGGCTTCACCAGCCAAGGCGCATCTTTACCGCCATGTAAAGCACCGCTATTTTTCACTGTCAGCATGTCAATGGCGACGGAAACCAAAACCTGTAAGAGACATGAGCAAACGAAATTTGCAAGGTGAGGAGTTAAAGGAACATATGCGCAAGAGAGAAGAAAGCATGAAAAAACAAGAG CCCTACAAGCTAGCACTTGCCGATGTtataaataaattcaaaatagAAATCGAAGAAAACGAGCGACGAAAGCACGACATACAAGGAGAAATGATGAGACGTGAATTGGCTGAACGGGAACAGGCTGCAAAGAATTTAACTATCATAGCGAAAAGTAACGAAGAACTGAGAAGGCAAAG AGAGCTGCAAAAACTAATTGATGAAGATGAAGCAAAAAGGAGAGAGGAAGAAATACTTCTTCAAAAACAAATTCTCAAAGaagaaattaagaaaagaaatacaaaactTGTACTGCGTATTATA GAAGAAAGCAAAGACTTTGTTACTGCAGAGAATCTTGAAGATAAGCTCACTGCAGCTTTGGagaacgaaataaactttaactACGCTATCACAAGCGAGGGAAAGAAAATACATTCAACGAAGCCGCCCGGTAATTTGGACGACTGGAAGGGTGCAAGTCCGTCTGCGTATATTATGGGTGGTATAAAACCAGGAAGCGGGCAGTGGAACATTATATTTCAAGGTAGAGACGGTGATAAACAAAGTCGCAAAGAAAGTTGa
- the LOC130645479 gene encoding uncharacterized protein LOC130645479, with translation MSATLRSFRSRFINVENTDELKAVVSDILPFNENEFKISNIQGSVKKFKAVVECTISSEEEFVKSYQSNTNETLRKLTPRYTGEKSLYKQFTYFRCHHNTRYQATMNSKMKMKCNPSQRFKNTDCPFSLVLKYKKEEGDNNCLLEMEWTHNHPVNSLQSLSFKDIKPDVVAEITQLYERGFTPGLAYREIWTKTKKSYESEVAFHKFISDRSVFPRRTDYNYLYTEYHRKKYGTQNTSTMFEKLNTLVEQETLKDSDIVIKAQKFDAEFLLTNIAST, from the exons ATGTCTGCAACACTTAGATCGTTTCGTTCCCGTTTTATAAATGTTGAAAACACTGATGAACTGAAAGCTGTAGTATCAGATATTCTTCCTTTTAATGAAAACGAATTCAAGATTAGTAATATACAAGGATCAGTCAAGAAATTTAAAGCTGTTGTTGAGTGTACCATATCTTCTGAGGAAGAGTTTGTGAAAAGCTATCAATCCAACACAAATGAAACGTTGAGAAAGCTAACACCAAGATATACTGGTGAGAAAAGCCTGTATAAGCAATTTACATACTTCAGATGTCATCATAACACACGGTATCAAGCGACAATGAACAGtaaaatgaagatgaaatgtaaTCCCAGTCAGAGATTCAAAAACACTGATTGTCCCTTCAGCTTGGTGCTGaagtataaaaaagaagaaggtgATAACAATTGTTTGCTAGAAATGGAATGGACTCATAATCACCCAGTAAATTCTCTACAGTCATTATCCTTTAAGGATATTAAGCCAGATGTTGTGGCTGAAATTACTCAGCTATATGAAAGAGGCTTCACTCCTGGGTTAGCTTATCGAGAGATTTGGACCAAAACTAAAAAGTCGTATGAAAGTGAAGTAGCTTTTCACAAGTTCATCTCTGACCGATCAGTGTTTCCCAGACGCACAGattataattatttatatacAGAATATCATCGAAAAAAATATGGAACACAAAACACAAGTACAATGTTTGAAAAGTTGAATA ctTTGGTTGAGCAAGAAACTCTCAAAGATTCGGATATTGTAATAAAAGCTCAGAAATTTGATGCtgaattccttttgacaaatatCGCAAGTACATAG
- the LOC130645474 gene encoding uncharacterized protein LOC130645474, which produces MGKHIILVHFCILSGTGSNVYCANLAQQWKRQGHSVTIFCQDPDGGSLEWVDEFYGPHDELPADAPKGGIIRVITPDIANLLPLLVYDEYKGYDVKIIPDFTQEELDRHIRMMATAIRKVIDMWGADKILSNHAVLQPINVKRALEGCTKKVPFDIKIHGSGIIFVLEKHPRFIPLAVEAINECNKVIAGSQHIVDQVLKTFPDLDLSDKLVIVPPGMNPDVFDLCTSIESNTTAFLKACEEHIKLEGNGRVVSNVKLPEKGAWNVDFHNELVKLSETYNQRVVDADISARFPKIAEDEPIITYFGKFLYTKGTAEILMAFPRLIAKHPKLRLILVGFGTYREHLELMLHCMVTGNKELFKAAGHCPDEEGHTFLETSIDIDEHFMQITQEQADRVLITGCLNHKELGLLLPMASISIVASKANEAFGMVTVEALAAGVLPLCVYHSGIKDVLDKVKETQPELEALMNIPVVPGGDLGTSNGANLLKVLPEKVFTALDYLYPPALSSAEKVEHHKNIAKKLREVAEKTWSWDSICTTLVEL; this is translated from the exons ATGGGTAAACACATCATTTTGGTTCATTTTTGTATTCTTTCTGGCACGGGTTCAAACGTCTACTGTGCCAACTTGGCACAACAATGGAAAAGACAAGGACACTCCGTCACTATCTTCTGTCAAGATCCCGATGGTGGTTCCCTAGAATGGGTGGATGAATTTTATGGACCACAT GACGAGCTTCCAGCTGATGCTCCAAAAGGTGGAATCATCCGCGTGATAACTCCTGACATTGCCAACTTACTTCCCTTGTTGGTGTATGATGAATACAAAGGCTATGATGTGAAAATTATTCCTGATTTCACTCAAGAAGAACTTGACAG GCATATCAGGATGATGGCTACAGCTATCCGCAAAGTCATCGATATGTGGGGTGCAGATAAGATTTTGTCCAATCATGCTGTTTTACAGCCAATCAACGTAAAGCGTGCATTAGAAGGTTGCACCAAGAAAGTTCCGTTTGATATCAAGATTCATGGCAGTGGTATTATTTTCGTATTGGAGAAACATCCTCGCTTCATCCCACTGGCTGTTGAAGCCATTAACGAATGTAACAAAGTGATTGCTGGCTCTCAACACATTGTTGATCAG GTGCTGAAAACATTTCCAGATTTAGACCTTTCCGATAAATTGGTCATCGTGCCTCCTGGTATGAACCCAGACGTGTTTGATTTGTGCACCAGTATTGAATCAAATACAACAGCATTTTTAAAAGCG tgTGAAGAGCATATCAAGTTGGAAGGAAACGGTCGTGTTGTATCAAACGTGAAGCTGCCAGAGAAAGGCGCGTGGAACGTTGATTTTCATAACGAATTGGTTAAGTTAAGTGAAACATATAATCAGCGCGTAGTCGATGCTGATATTTCTGCGCGATTCCCAAAAATCGCTGAGGATGAACCCATCATTACCTACTTTGGAAAGTTTTTGTACACTAAAG GTACTGCTGAAATTTTAATGGCCTTCCCCCGTCTTATTGCGAAACACCCAAAACTACGATTGATACTGGTTGGTTTCGGAACATACCGTGAACATTTGGAATTGATGTTGCATTGCATGGTAACTGGAAACAAGGAACTTTTCAAAGCTGCAGGACATTGCCCTGATGAGGAAGGTCACACTTTCTTGGAAACTAGCATTGACATTGATGAGCATTTTATGCAGATTA CTCAGGAACAAGCCGATCGTGTTCTGATTACTGGTTGCCTCAACCATAAAGAGCTTGGCCTACTTCTACCCATGGCTTCAATTTCTATCGTCGCTTCAAAAGCCAACGAAGCCTTTGGTATGGTTACTGTTGAAGCTTTGGCTGCAG GTGTTTTACCTCTCTGTGTTTACCATTCTGGTATCAAAGATGTTTTGGACAAGGTTAAGGAAACACAACCAGAATTGGAAGCTCTGATGAACATCCCTGTTGTTCCAGGCGGTGATTTAGGAACATCCAACGGTGCAAATCTCTTAAAG GTCCTACCAGAGAAAGTATTCACTGCTTTGGATTATTTGTACCCGCCCGCTCTCAGTAGCGCAGAAAAAGTGGAGCACCATAAAAACATCGCGAAGAAGTTGCGGGAAGTGGCGGAAAAGACGTGGTCGTGGGATAGTATTTGCACCACTCTAGTTGAATTATAA
- the LOC130645477 gene encoding G-protein coupled receptor 26-like: MLTETERVLFSGCLSIIIIVGGTANIFVLYVLYREKSLRRNIAIIFIINLIIIDLCNIIFVMPVSLAAVSSQRWRISEGLKDATSFVALMIELVSMLALAAISLDRLAAVMRPLVYRARMTVNKAMQLNSYIWFQSIAFAFVPLLTTWYIFNERYKSCTLISYSTKVGFYVYIVCLIGFNFVFSLVVILVTYFYIFRVARSHSKRIAHAVLPKSIFSMSKTKIRRESFRHREVRTACKILFVTGAFIVCHVPYAIIRIVELSRQRNHYSLPHTLTVASKWASYSKSSFDPFIYCLLQKRFRKAFMKLLFRKHNSTNLKRSLQSERRSTRETNCEEAWFRYNSFTKTSSTYKSRSRSNSDKDNPPVASENKTVNRDSEC, encoded by the coding sequence ATGCTAACAGAGACTGAACGCGTCTTATTTTCTGGATGTCTTTCCATCATTATCATCGTTGGAGGAAccgcaaatatttttgtattataCGTACTATACCGCGAGAAATCTTTACGAAGAAACATAGCAATTATCTTCATCATAAATCTAATAATTATAGATCTGtgcaacattatttttgttatgCCGGTTTCTTTAGCAGCAGTGAGCTCACAGAGATGGCGAATCAGCGAAGGGCTAAAAGATGCTACTTCTTTTGTTGCCCTTATGATAGAACTCGTCTCAATGTTAGCATTAGCCGCAATTAGCCTGGATAGATTAGCCGCTGTGATGAGACCACTGGTTTACAGGGCAAGAATGACTGTAAATAAAGCAATGCAGTTAAACTCGTACATATGGTTCCAGTCTATAGCCTTTGCGTTTGTTCCGTTACTGACGACATGGTATATTTTTAATGAAAGATACAAATCGTGTACGCTCATTTCGTACAGTACTAAAGTTGGTTTTTACGTGTATATTGTCTGCCTGATTGGTTTTAACTTCGTATTTTCTCTTGTTGTAATACTAGTcacatatttttacattttccgAGTAGCCAGAAGTCATAGCAAAAGAATAGCACATGCAGTCCTGccaaaaagcatttttagcATGAGTAAGACTAAAATCCGACGCGAAAGTTTCAGACACAGAGAAGTTCGTACCGCATGCAAAATATTGTTCGTTACCGGTGCTTTCATCGTTTGCCACGTACCGTACGCCATTATACGTATAGTCGAGTTGTCACGCCAAAGAAATCATTATAGCTTACCGCACACATTAACTGTAGCATCCAAGTGGGCGTCATACTCAAAAAGCTCCTTTGATCCATTCATATATTGTTTATTACAAAAACGATTCCGTAAAGCTTTCATGAAACTACTTTTCCGTAAGCATAACTCTACCAACTTGAAACGTTCGCTGCAGTCGGAGCGAAGAAGCACAAGAGAAACAAACTGTGAAGAAGCATGGTTTCGATACAATTCGTTTACGAAAACTAGCAGTACGTATAAGTCTAGAAGCCGTTCAAATTCTGACAAAGATAATCCACCAGTAGCAAGTGAAAACAAAACAGTCAACCGGGATTCCGAATGTTGA
- the LOC130645475 gene encoding uncharacterized protein LOC130645475 yields MGKHIILVHGFLLCGTGSNIYCFNLAQQWKKQGHSITIFCQDPDAGSYDWVDEFYGPNDELPKEAPPPGLVRVWTPDIAGLLPVYQYDEYKGYTVKTIPNCTDEEIDRHVNMMSKAIRKVVDMWGCDKVIANHAILQPLNVKRALEGTNVPFDIKIHGSSITFVLKKFPKYMPLAVEAINACNKVIAGTEHVVNQVNETFPDFDLSKKLVIVPPGMDPEVFDLCTSIQSNTTAFLKECEKHISVDNNSRLASKVTLPAKGEWNKAFHSELVELSKTYNQRVVDADIVERFPKISEDEPILIFFGKFLYTKGIGEILMTFPQLVAKHPKLRLILVGFGIYREHLELMIQSMVTGNKQLFKAAAHCPDEQGYSFLESSINIEEHFIQLSQEQADRILITGCLNHKELGLLLPMASISLVTSKANEAFGMVSVEALSAGVLPLCVYHSGIKDVLDKLKETEPELEGLMNIPAVPGGDFGASNGAELLKVLPAKVLKALDYLYPPNSSSVDQFEHRKEIGKKLRKVAEEAWSWDGICKTLAEL; encoded by the exons ATGGGCAAACATATTATACTTGTGCATGGTTTCCTTCTGTGTGGAACTGGTTCAAATATATATTGTTTTAATTTGGCACAACAATGGAAGAAACAGGGCCATTCAATCACTATTTTTTGTCAAGATCCAGATGCTGGCTCATATGATTGGGTGGATGAATTTTATGGACCTAAC GATGAACTTCCAAAAGAAGCACCACCTCCAGGTTTAGTGAGGGTTTGGACCCCAGACATCGCTGGTTTACTGCCTGTGTATCAGTATGACGAATATAAAGGCTACACTGTAAAAACAATTCCTAATTGCACTGATGAGGAGATTGACAG ACATGTGAATATGATGTCCAAAGCCATACGGAAAGTAGTCGATATGTGGGGTTGTGATAAAGTCATAGCAAACCATGCTATTTTGCAACCACTTAATGTCAAACGAGCACTGGAGGGAACAAATGTACCATTTGACATAAAAATACATGGAAGCTCCATTACATTTGTCCTCAAAAAGTTTCCTAAGTATATGCCACTAGCTGTAGAAGCTATCAATGCATGCAACAAAGTAATTGCTGGTACAGAGCATGTGGTTAACCAG GTAAACGAGACATTCCCTGATTTTGATCTTTCAAAGAAGTTGGTAATTGTTCCTCCTGGTATGGATCCAGAAGTGTTTGATTTATGCACCAGTATCCAATCAAATACAACAGCATTTTTAAAAGAG TGTGAGAAGCATATTTCTGTGGACAATAACAGTCGTTTGGCATCAAAGGTTACATTGCCAGCTAAAGGTGAATGGAACAAGGCCTTTCATAGTGAGTTGGTGGAGTTGAGCAAAACGTATAATCAACGTGTTGTTGATGCTGATATTGTGGAGCGATTTCCCAAGATATCTGAGGATGAACctattcttatattttttggaaagtttttgtaTACCAAAG GTATTGGTGAAATTCTGATGACCTTTCCCCAGCTGGTAGCAAAACATCCGAAGCTTCGATTAATTTTGGTTGGTTTTGGAATCTATCGAGAGCATTTAGAACTAATGATTCAGTCAATGGTAACTGGCAATAAACAGTTGTTTAAAGCTGCAGCTCATTGTCCAGATGAACAGGGATATTCTTTTTTAGAGTCTAGCATAAATATCGAAGAACATTTTATTCAACTAA GTCAGGAACAGGCTGATCGCATTTTAATTACTGGATGTCTTAACCACAAGGAGCTTGGCTTACTCTTGCCTATGGCATCTATCTCCCTTGTTACCTCAAAAGCTAATGAAGCGTTTGGAATGGTCTCGGTTGAAGCTTTATCTGCTG GTGTTTTACCTTTGTGTGTTTATCATTCTGGTATTAAAGATGTGTTGGATAAGTTAAAAGAAACGGAACCAGAGCTGGAGGGCCTTATGAACATTCCTGCTGTACCTGGAGGGGATTTTGGTGCTTCCAATGGTGCAGAATTGTTAAAG GTTTTACCTGCGAAAGTTCTAAAGGCACTGGATTATTTATATCCACCAAATTCGAGCAGTGTTGATCAATTTGAACATCGTAAAGAGATTGGTAAAAAGTTACGCAAGGTTGCTGAGGAAGCATGGTCATGGGACGGTATTTGCAAAACATTAGCAGAACTATAA